CAAGTGGTTCTTGGCCTCGGTGTTCCTTGGGGACAGAATCGACAAAGGAATTGCCATGAATACCTACAAGGAATTTGAAAAAGCAGAAGTTCTCTCCCCGGAGGCCATTCTGGAAACAGGCAGTCAAGGTCTGGTTGAGATTCTGGATCGGGGCGGATACAATCGATACGATTTCAGGACTGCTGCTAAGCTCCACCAAACAGCCACAGCCCTCGTGCAAAGATACAAGGGCGATCTTAATCGGCTGCATTTCTTTGCTGAAGACGAAAGGGATCTGGAGATCAAGCTTCAGGATTTAGGTGAAGGCATCGGGCCGATCATCGTGAACACATTCCTGAGAGAATTGAGGGATATCTGGGAAAAGGCAAAGCCACCGCTTGCTGCTCCTGCCATCCTGGGAGCAAAGAAGTTGGGGTTGACCCAGGCAACAGACGGCCAAACAGCTCTAAGGGATCTGAGGGCAATCTGGGAAGCAGGCGATCGGTCGGAAGTCAGCTTTTCAAACTTGGAGATGGCCCTGCTGAACTTGGGAAGGAACTACTGTCGCCAGGAAAGATGTTCCCTTTGCTCATTACGGAAAGAGTGCAAATCACCGGATAAACAAAGGTTAATTTCATAGTCGAAATCATATTTCACGGAGTTTTGTACGATGGCAGAAGGTGTTATCAAACGGTTAGTCAGTGAACGGGGCTTTGGGTTCATCAAGCCAACGGAGGGGAGGGACCTCTTTTTCCATGGGAACCAGCTTCGAGGAACAACCTTTCAGGCGTTGACGGAAGGGTTGGCTGTGGAATTTGAGATCGGACAGGGACCCAAGGGGCCGATGGCAACCGAAATAAGGCTGCGCACTGACGGAATGCGAAAGCGCCCGGATAATGGGGGGAGGAAACTCCCTGAAACCATTGATAAGGATACAGATGTCTTGTCTGGGGCTAAAGATACAACCCGAGCAAGACGGCGCGCGCTTCGCAGCCGGGATAGAAAAGAGTCCGATTGGGATTGAGGGCCCGGATGGGCGGCAACCAGAGGATTTGATACTCCAGCTATCGTGTGTCCAGTTGTTACTGGTGCCTTAGTAGAGTGTTGAAATAGTTTGTCTCAACTGGGCTCCCAAACCCCCAGAGGGAAGAATCCTGCACCACTTGATCGGAGGTTTCTCAAGTCTCTGATCCCCCTTGACACCACCAATATATTGTGGTAGATTACCTCCACACTACCATATATTGGATAGCATATGCGATGCCCCTACTGTGACCATAATGATTCCAAAGTGACCGATTCCCGAAGCGTGGAGCATGGGATCCGGCGCAGGCGAGAGTGCCTGAAATGCGGGGCCCGCTTCACTACCTATGAGCGAGTGGATAATTCCAGCATGACCATTGTCAAGAAAGACAAGCGCCGTGAAAGTTACAGTCGAGAGAAGCTCATGAGCGGCATTCGAAAGGCCTGCCAGAAACGTCCTCTGCCCACCGGGACCATCGATAAGCTGGTGGATGAAATCGAGGCAGAGATGCACAGCATGGGCAAAAGCGAAATACCGAGCTCGGTTCTGGGAGAACTGGTCATGGAAAAGCTGCTCGCGCTGGATCACATCGCCTATATTCGCTATGCCAGTGTCTACCGTTCTTTTACTGATATCGGCAGTCTGAAGAAAGAGGTGGATTCCCTTGCCGCCAGACACGAGATTGCCAGCCAATTGCCCCTTATCCCGCGAGAAGACCTTAGCCGGACAAACAGAAACTAACATCTTACGGAGGCGCTATGACCACTGTTCAAGATAGCCAACTGAAGAACAGGATCGCCAAAGCCGTTTTCTCTGCAGCTGAATCCACCGGAATTGCCGATAGGCAGGTGGTGGAACAGATGATCGAACAGGTCATTCAACGGCTGGATTGGCTGGAGCCGATACCTGTGGTCCTGCCTGGCTGGGAGGACCTGGTATCCACTCAAAGCAAGAGACCGAAGGTATCTGAGGCGGAGATTCAAGCCAAGGTCAAGGAGGTTCTGGCTGAGATATCCCTAGCGCCGGTCAGAGAAGCGCCTGCAGAGACCAAGAAGAAGGGAAGAAAGGCAAAACCCAAAGCAGAGGCCATCAAGCTATCGGCCAATGCCAGGGTAGTGCTGGAGAGACGCTATCTCAAAAAGGGCCCGGACGGCAAGCCCATCGAGACGCCGGAAGAGATGCTCCGCCGAGTGGCACACACTATCGCCTCCGCGGAGAAAATCTATCATCCCAAGGAGGATACCGGAGACATCGAAGAAGAATTCTATCAGTTGATGGCCAATCTGGAATTCCTGCCCAACTCCCCTACCCTGATGAATGCCGGCCGCGAACTGGGCCAGCTTTCCGCTTGTTTTGTCCTCCCCGTCGAGGATTCAATGGAATCGATTTTCGACGCTGTCAAGCATACGGCCATGATCCACAAGAGCGGCGGCGGCACCGGATTTTCCTTCACCCGGCTGCGCCCGGAGAGCGATCGGGTGGGCTCTACAGGCGGCGTTGCCAGCGGGCCGGTCTCGTTCATCAAGGCGTTCGATGCAGCCACCGATGTCATCAAGCAGGGCGGCACGCGCCGTGGGGCCAACATGGGAATCCTGAACGTCGATCATCCCGATATCATGACCTTTATCACCTGCAAAGAAAAGCAGAATGTGCTCAATAATTTCAATATTTC
This portion of the Dehalococcoidia bacterium genome encodes:
- the nrdR gene encoding transcriptional regulator NrdR, whose product is MRCPYCDHNDSKVTDSRSVEHGIRRRRECLKCGARFTTYERVDNSSMTIVKKDKRRESYSREKLMSGIRKACQKRPLPTGTIDKLVDEIEAEMHSMGKSEIPSSVLGELVMEKLLALDHIAYIRYASVYRSFTDIGSLKKEVDSLAARHEIASQLPLIPREDLSRTNRN